Proteins from one Rhizobium glycinendophyticum genomic window:
- a CDS encoding ABC transporter ATP-binding protein: MREIVKLELLGLRSGYGTVSIVNGVTLSIQAGEIFALMGKNGMGKTTLLKSILGLIRPTDGEVSVDGKLINGRSTAELIAAGIGYAPQEQPLFQDLSIRDNLRLALKTDRELKPALERVFTYFPFLRDRMQQKAGTLSGGEQKMLILSRALMLKPSLLFIDEISEGLQPSVVSKIGEVLAHERDENGTTIILVEQNLDFALSIADRWAVLKLGAIDDQDHNGPGTRERVLQHLKI, encoded by the coding sequence ATGCGTGAGATCGTCAAACTCGAACTCTTGGGCCTGCGCAGCGGCTACGGAACCGTGAGCATCGTCAACGGCGTCACGCTCTCGATCCAAGCAGGTGAAATCTTCGCCCTCATGGGCAAGAACGGGATGGGAAAGACGACGCTTCTTAAGTCGATTTTGGGCCTGATTAGACCAACCGACGGCGAGGTGAGTGTCGACGGCAAGCTGATCAATGGGCGAAGCACTGCCGAACTGATCGCAGCCGGGATCGGTTATGCACCGCAGGAGCAGCCGTTATTTCAGGATCTTTCGATCCGTGACAACTTGCGACTGGCGCTCAAAACCGACCGGGAGCTCAAGCCGGCGCTTGAGCGTGTATTTACCTACTTCCCCTTTCTGCGGGACAGGATGCAGCAAAAGGCCGGAACGCTGTCGGGTGGTGAACAGAAGATGCTGATCCTCTCTCGCGCGCTGATGCTCAAGCCCAGCCTGCTCTTCATCGACGAGATATCTGAGGGTTTGCAGCCCTCGGTCGTCTCGAAGATTGGCGAGGTGCTCGCCCATGAGCGAGATGAAAACGGAACGACCATCATTCTGGTGGAACAGAATCTCGATTTCGCGCTCTCAATCGCTGATCGTTGGGCTGTGCTGAAGCTTGGCGCCATCGACGATCAGGATCACAACGGCCCCGGCACGCGCGAACGCGTGCTCCAGCATTTGAAGATCTGA
- a CDS encoding ABC transporter permease subunit, which yields MAALALSALLLVIFGPLVLDRFSLNVLARSMIYAMLAVTVDLLWGYTGILTFGQAAFFGVGAYATAMVLTHIGASPSLFVLALVAAILVPLVLGLAVGWLSFYHGSTPLYATVISLVVPIVITQLIYSGGIWTGSSSGMVGYQTLPLGLPGFFRLTGVCLLVLAVVAFVFVRSDAGRLLVAIRDNETRVAYLGISPARIKIALMAVLAGVAGLAGFLFANASGVVAPENSGFVFGTELVVWTALGGRGTIFGPLLGAIGIDYLSANLSGELPFLWQLVVGGLFVVMIILLPGGLASLVTARFAQGGRKRRLDALPSATRVDAMALCAPVVSVTGLGKSFGALSVLKGIDFTIRPGELVSVVGPNGAGKTTLMRCLSDGTEAIEGRVEIGGRDIAGLPPQKVVALGVGRKFQVASVFDSMTVAECLRMVRMRHERPALTQSPDAIDLPPAAIEILRLTGLTDMADRHVSLLSHGQRQALELAMVVALEPRLILLDEPTAGLSKAERMTIGVVLKRLTADLGFAAILVEHDLDFVREISSRIVVLHQGKLVLDGTVEDVVQSETVRTIYSGGAHA from the coding sequence ATGGCAGCCCTCGCACTTAGCGCATTGTTGCTCGTCATCTTCGGGCCTCTGGTCCTTGATCGCTTCAGCCTCAACGTGCTTGCACGGTCTATGATCTACGCGATGCTCGCGGTAACCGTCGATCTGCTCTGGGGCTACACCGGTATCCTGACATTCGGCCAGGCAGCCTTCTTCGGTGTCGGGGCCTATGCTACCGCCATGGTCCTGACCCATATCGGCGCGAGCCCCTCCCTCTTTGTGCTGGCGCTCGTGGCTGCTATTCTCGTTCCGCTCGTGCTGGGCCTCGCCGTTGGTTGGTTGTCCTTCTACCACGGCTCGACGCCTCTCTATGCGACCGTGATTTCCCTCGTGGTGCCGATTGTCATTACCCAACTCATCTATTCCGGTGGCATATGGACCGGCTCGTCGAGTGGTATGGTCGGTTACCAGACACTGCCGCTCGGGCTTCCGGGCTTCTTCCGGCTGACGGGGGTCTGTCTCCTCGTGCTTGCCGTGGTCGCTTTCGTGTTCGTGCGCTCGGATGCCGGTCGTCTGCTGGTTGCCATCCGCGACAACGAGACGCGTGTCGCCTATCTCGGGATCAGCCCGGCCCGGATCAAGATCGCCCTGATGGCTGTTCTCGCTGGCGTGGCGGGGCTGGCAGGCTTTCTCTTCGCCAATGCCTCCGGTGTCGTGGCCCCTGAAAACAGCGGTTTCGTGTTCGGCACGGAACTGGTCGTCTGGACGGCTCTCGGTGGTCGCGGCACGATCTTCGGCCCCCTGCTGGGCGCCATTGGCATCGACTATCTGAGCGCCAATTTGTCCGGCGAGCTGCCATTCCTGTGGCAACTCGTCGTCGGGGGCTTGTTCGTGGTAATGATCATCCTGTTGCCGGGTGGCCTGGCCTCTCTTGTGACGGCGCGTTTCGCACAAGGTGGACGCAAACGTCGTCTTGATGCCCTGCCGTCAGCGACCCGCGTGGATGCGATGGCCTTGTGTGCCCCCGTTGTTTCGGTGACGGGGCTTGGCAAATCCTTTGGCGCACTCTCCGTGCTGAAGGGCATCGACTTTACAATTCGCCCAGGCGAGCTTGTCAGTGTGGTTGGTCCAAATGGGGCAGGCAAAACGACGCTCATGCGCTGCCTTTCCGATGGGACGGAAGCGATCGAAGGTCGCGTCGAAATTGGGGGCAGGGATATTGCCGGTCTGCCACCGCAGAAAGTCGTGGCGCTCGGCGTAGGGCGCAAGTTTCAGGTGGCGAGCGTCTTCGACAGCATGACTGTGGCCGAATGCCTGCGCATGGTGCGAATGCGCCACGAGAGACCTGCATTGACGCAAAGCCCTGATGCAATCGACCTTCCCCCCGCAGCGATCGAAATCCTGCGTCTGACCGGGTTGACCGACATGGCAGACCGGCATGTGTCCCTCCTGTCTCACGGACAGCGCCAGGCGCTGGAACTGGCCATGGTCGTAGCCCTGGAGCCGCGTCTCATTCTGCTGGATGAACCGACGGCCGGCCTCAGCAAGGCAGAACGCATGACCATCGGTGTGGTCCTCAAACGCCTGACAGCGGACCTGGGCTTCGCTGCAATCCTCGTCGAACACGACCTCGACTTCGTCCGCGAAATTTCGAGCCGGATTGTGGTTCTGCACCAGGGCAAGCTGGTTCTCGATGGCACGGTCGAAGACGTTGTGCAGTCGGAGACCGTTCGTACCATTTACTCGGGAGGCGCCCATGCGTGA
- a CDS encoding branched-chain amino acid ABC transporter permease produces the protein MTLFLDIISTAAILFIVASGLLTIFGVLKIINFAHGAWLTIGAYCAVVANQLGLNPWLGAVLAFLSGAVLGALAERFIVRPLYRRPLDAILATWGLGIVVGQLITLWFGRDVHFTPALLPGTLDVLGTSYSLYRLFAVVAALAIGLGFAFLLEGTRLGLSAQAVIMNENLARALGMDTTRIRLVTFMIGTGLAALAGVLLAPLTSVDPNMGVAWLTGAFMLVMVAGTSFGALAAACLLFGAAQVLVSIFLSPVLGGITVALLCAIVLRIRPKGFARA, from the coding sequence ATGACACTTTTCCTCGACATCATCAGTACGGCGGCGATCCTCTTCATCGTCGCATCCGGCCTGCTGACCATTTTCGGTGTGCTGAAGATCATCAACTTTGCCCATGGGGCATGGCTGACGATCGGAGCTTACTGCGCGGTCGTGGCCAATCAATTGGGCTTGAACCCTTGGTTGGGCGCCGTCCTGGCCTTTTTGTCCGGCGCCGTTCTCGGAGCCTTGGCCGAACGCTTTATCGTCCGCCCACTCTACCGTCGTCCCTTGGATGCCATCCTGGCCACATGGGGCTTAGGGATCGTTGTCGGGCAGCTGATCACTCTCTGGTTCGGACGCGACGTGCATTTCACGCCGGCTCTGCTGCCAGGGACGCTCGACGTCCTCGGCACGAGCTATTCGCTCTACCGCCTGTTTGCCGTTGTGGCGGCACTTGCGATCGGCCTCGGCTTTGCTTTTCTGCTCGAGGGGACCCGGCTCGGCCTTTCGGCCCAAGCCGTCATCATGAACGAGAACTTGGCGCGCGCACTTGGCATGGACACGACCAGGATCCGATTGGTGACCTTCATGATCGGGACGGGGCTCGCAGCACTGGCGGGCGTGCTTTTGGCGCCGTTGACCAGCGTTGATCCCAACATGGGGGTTGCCTGGCTGACGGGTGCCTTCATGCTGGTCATGGTCGCTGGCACGTCCTTTGGAGCGCTTGCCGCCGCTTGCCTGCTTTTCGGGGCAGCGCAGGTGCTCGTCTCCATATTCTTAAGCCCTGTCCTTGGCGGAATCACCGTCGCTTTGCTCTGCGCCATCGTGCTGCGCATTCGTCCGAAGGGATTTGCCCGTGCCTGA
- a CDS encoding substrate-binding protein yields MIRRTMMLALASVAFATASYAADPIKIGVPVGLSGANSVVAPSVVQAAELAVEEINANGGVLGRPLELEIADDASGAAGAQKAFDSLVFQKEVDVLISMETSAARNAGLPIVTKGDVPYIYTSFYEGKSCNPNLYVNAWVPEQQVPPLVDNFTGKQGASKFFLIGSDYAFGRGMLEFARAYIEKSGASVVGEEYLPMDGSDWTAVISKLKASGADAIITSTAGGAPNVTLTKQLRSSGVSLPYGNLAVDEGTAKSMGAEASGIFLSASYVTSIDSSENKAFLAAMEKKFGSDLRTPNDLSVPQYEAIYLYKAAVEKAGSTETASVLEALPGVSFTGPRGTISMSKQHHAPLTMYLGQVQDDGSVKVVDSYKDVDPGEQCPNL; encoded by the coding sequence ATGATACGCAGAACCATGATGCTCGCTCTCGCCTCCGTCGCTTTCGCAACGGCGTCTTACGCAGCAGATCCGATCAAGATCGGCGTCCCGGTCGGGCTGTCCGGTGCCAACAGCGTCGTCGCGCCTTCGGTCGTTCAGGCCGCCGAACTGGCAGTCGAGGAAATCAATGCCAATGGCGGCGTCCTCGGCCGGCCACTCGAACTTGAAATCGCCGACGATGCGTCTGGCGCTGCCGGCGCGCAGAAGGCGTTCGATAGTCTGGTTTTCCAGAAGGAGGTGGACGTCCTCATCTCGATGGAAACCAGCGCCGCACGCAACGCCGGCCTGCCGATCGTCACCAAGGGTGATGTGCCGTACATCTACACCTCATTCTACGAGGGCAAGTCGTGCAATCCCAATCTCTACGTCAACGCTTGGGTGCCGGAACAGCAGGTGCCGCCTCTGGTCGACAATTTCACTGGTAAGCAGGGCGCAAGCAAGTTCTTCCTGATCGGTTCCGATTACGCCTTCGGTCGGGGCATGCTGGAATTCGCCCGCGCCTATATCGAGAAATCCGGTGCATCGGTCGTCGGCGAAGAATATCTGCCGATGGACGGCAGTGACTGGACGGCCGTCATCTCCAAGCTCAAGGCCTCCGGTGCCGATGCCATCATTACCTCGACCGCCGGCGGCGCGCCCAACGTGACGCTGACCAAGCAGCTTCGCTCCTCCGGCGTCAGTCTGCCCTATGGCAACCTGGCCGTTGACGAAGGCACTGCAAAGAGCATGGGAGCCGAAGCGAGCGGCATCTTCCTTTCCGCATCCTATGTCACCAGCATCGACAGCTCGGAGAACAAGGCCTTCCTGGCGGCCATGGAAAAGAAGTTCGGCTCCGATCTTCGCACCCCGAATGACCTTTCAGTACCCCAATACGAAGCGATCTATCTTTACAAGGCAGCGGTCGAAAAAGCCGGTTCGACCGAAACGGCGTCCGTGCTGGAAGCGCTGCCGGGTGTCTCCTTTACCGGTCCGCGCGGCACCATTTCCATGAGCAAGCAGCATCACGCGCCGCTGACCATGTATCTGGGCCAGGTTCAGGATGATGGCAGCGTCAAGGTGGTCGACAGCTACAAGGACGTTGATCCCGGCGAGCAGTGCCCGAACCTCTGA
- a CDS encoding nitrilase family protein — translation MTDPVLTSRKLTVAAIQFEPRIGDRAFNLAAIDRMVRRAVSEGADLVVLPELADTGYVFQNTTELSTLAEAVPGGPSAAFLSSLSRDLVVHIVCGLAERDGDIFYNSAILTGPEGYLGKYRKLHLWNEENRYFAPGNLGLPVFDVGIGKVGIAICYDGWFPEVFRQLALNGAELICVPTNWVPMPGSESHTDTMSNILTKAAAHSNGVHIVCADRIGTERGQPFIGRSLIVGPEGWPLVGPASADREEILLAQIDLSSAPRSRALNSFNHLLGDRRTDVYR, via the coding sequence TTGACCGATCCGGTTCTGACGTCACGAAAATTGACAGTGGCAGCGATCCAGTTCGAGCCGCGCATTGGCGATCGAGCTTTCAATCTTGCTGCCATCGATAGGATGGTTCGTCGAGCGGTGAGCGAAGGCGCCGATCTGGTCGTCCTTCCGGAACTGGCCGATACCGGCTACGTTTTCCAAAACACGACCGAGCTTTCCACCCTTGCGGAAGCGGTTCCCGGCGGCCCAAGCGCAGCTTTTCTTTCTTCGCTTTCCCGTGATCTCGTCGTTCATATCGTGTGCGGTCTGGCTGAGCGCGATGGCGACATCTTTTACAATTCCGCGATCCTCACCGGGCCGGAAGGCTATCTGGGCAAGTATCGCAAGCTCCATCTATGGAACGAGGAGAACCGTTATTTTGCGCCGGGCAATCTGGGGCTGCCGGTCTTCGATGTTGGGATCGGCAAGGTTGGAATCGCGATCTGCTACGATGGGTGGTTCCCGGAAGTATTCCGCCAGCTCGCGCTCAATGGTGCCGAGCTCATCTGCGTGCCGACCAACTGGGTTCCCATGCCCGGCTCGGAAAGCCATACCGACACGATGTCGAACATCCTGACGAAGGCGGCAGCCCATTCCAATGGCGTTCACATCGTCTGCGCGGACCGTATCGGCACCGAGCGTGGCCAGCCCTTCATCGGGCGGAGCCTGATTGTCGGGCCGGAAGGCTGGCCGCTTGTCGGCCCGGCCAGCGCAGACCGCGAAGAGATCCTGCTTGCCCAAATCGACCTGTCGAGTGCGCCGCGCAGCCGCGCCCTCAACAGTTTCAATCATCTGCTCGGCGACCGCCGGACGGATGTCTATCGCTGA
- a CDS encoding ANTAR domain-containing response regulator: MAGPNRIIQDLRRARVLVVHPRDEDGDVLVSHLRRLGCEVRAIWPLPASLPPDIDTLFLHIEDTSVEHAVQISEAQQPAIIAILTYESPTALQAIIELDAHGVISKPLRPLGILTQFALARYRHSYEKRLVAKVQKLEETLKGRRLVEKAVAALRAMNGLDEDTAYKLLRDQATAKRVPMAQVAESIVAAHETMRSFGLPLPGSTGHKTTET, translated from the coding sequence ATGGCAGGCCCCAACAGGATCATTCAAGATCTACGGCGAGCTCGCGTTTTGGTTGTGCATCCGCGTGACGAAGACGGCGATGTTTTGGTCTCCCATCTTCGCCGACTCGGGTGCGAGGTGCGGGCAATCTGGCCCCTGCCTGCAAGCCTGCCGCCTGACATCGATACCCTGTTCCTGCATATAGAGGATACGTCTGTCGAGCACGCGGTCCAAATCAGCGAGGCACAGCAGCCGGCGATCATCGCGATCCTGACCTATGAAAGTCCCACGGCATTGCAGGCGATCATAGAGCTGGACGCTCATGGCGTCATTTCCAAACCATTGCGACCGCTGGGGATCCTCACCCAGTTTGCCTTGGCTCGCTATCGTCACAGCTATGAGAAGCGCTTGGTCGCAAAGGTGCAGAAACTCGAGGAGACTTTGAAGGGACGCCGGCTCGTGGAGAAGGCCGTCGCGGCATTGCGCGCGATGAACGGTCTAGATGAGGATACCGCCTACAAGTTGTTGCGTGATCAGGCGACTGCGAAGCGCGTTCCCATGGCCCAGGTCGCCGAATCGATCGTTGCCGCACATGAAACCATGCGCAGCTTCGGTCTGCCTCTGCCGGGTTCGACGGGGCACAAGACGACCGAGACTTAA
- a CDS encoding transporter substrate-binding domain-containing protein: MSNSEWRVGVLFSRSGVTTVTETEHFLGTALAVEEINAAGGVLGRPIQPIAYDPGGDNSAYRSLARRLLAEDDVNIIFGCSTSASRKAVLPIVERHNGLLFYPSMYEGFEYSENVVYTGATLNQNTFALAEFLLRNYGQRIYFVGVDYIYPRESNRVMRDIVESKGGQVVGERYIPLHAGDDFLQQVLSDITRLKPDAIFSTVIGRPAQQFYRMYAEAGFDRRRTPIASLTMAETEIREIGANLCTGHILSATYFQTVEGEANTRFVEAYKSRFGSDVTTSVWSQPAYTQVHLFARALKRAGSLETHRISEEVLMEDFMAPEGRVSFDSDTRHLWLHPRIGIAREDGLFDIAWQAPGPIRPDPYLTASRFEDAWLEV; the protein is encoded by the coding sequence ATGTCAAACAGCGAATGGCGCGTGGGCGTCCTCTTTTCCCGCAGCGGTGTCACGACGGTGACCGAGACGGAGCATTTTCTGGGAACTGCATTGGCGGTTGAAGAAATCAATGCTGCGGGGGGCGTGCTTGGACGGCCGATACAGCCAATCGCCTACGATCCCGGTGGAGACAACAGTGCCTATCGCAGTCTCGCCCGCCGTCTTCTGGCAGAGGACGATGTCAACATCATCTTCGGCTGCTCCACGTCGGCGAGCCGCAAGGCGGTGCTTCCGATTGTCGAGCGTCACAATGGCCTGCTGTTCTATCCCTCGATGTATGAAGGCTTCGAGTATTCGGAAAACGTTGTCTATACGGGCGCCACGTTGAACCAGAACACCTTTGCGTTGGCGGAATTTCTTTTGCGCAATTACGGCCAGCGCATCTATTTCGTCGGTGTCGATTATATCTATCCTCGCGAATCCAACCGGGTGATGCGCGACATCGTCGAATCCAAGGGTGGGCAGGTTGTCGGTGAACGCTACATTCCGCTGCATGCCGGCGACGACTTTCTGCAACAGGTGCTCTCGGACATCACGCGACTGAAGCCGGATGCGATTTTCTCGACCGTGATCGGCAGGCCCGCCCAGCAGTTCTATCGGATGTATGCCGAGGCGGGATTCGACCGCCGTCGCACACCGATCGCCAGTCTGACCATGGCCGAGACCGAGATCCGCGAGATTGGTGCGAACCTCTGCACCGGGCACATTCTGTCCGCGACCTACTTCCAGACAGTTGAAGGCGAGGCAAACACTCGTTTCGTCGAGGCCTATAAGAGCCGCTTCGGCAGCGACGTGACCACCAGCGTTTGGTCGCAGCCGGCTTACACGCAGGTCCACCTTTTTGCGCGGGCGCTCAAACGCGCCGGCTCGCTTGAGACACACCGCATTTCCGAAGAGGTCCTGATGGAGGACTTCATGGCCCCGGAAGGTCGTGTCAGTTTCGACAGCGATACACGACACCTCTGGCTGCATCCGCGGATCGGCATTGCCCGCGAGGACGGGTTGTTCGATATCGCCTGGCAGGCACCCGGCCCGATCAGGCCCGATCCTTATCTCACGGCGTCCCGCTTCGAAGATGCATGGTTGGAGGTTTGA
- the mnhG gene encoding monovalent cation/H(+) antiporter subunit G: MSMPLADLPIWVVILVSALLLIGSGLTLLGAIGLLRLPTFYERIHAPTLGTSWGVGAIMLASIIYFSIAGSRAVLHEILIGIFVTMTTPITLILLARAALHRDRSEGDPSVPKEVLPKEIPDAEA, encoded by the coding sequence ATGAGCATGCCTCTCGCCGACCTCCCGATCTGGGTCGTCATCCTCGTCTCAGCCCTGCTGCTGATAGGCTCGGGACTGACCCTCCTCGGCGCGATCGGTCTTTTGCGCCTGCCGACCTTCTACGAACGCATCCACGCCCCGACGCTCGGGACGAGCTGGGGTGTCGGGGCAATCATGCTGGCCTCGATCATCTACTTCTCGATCGCCGGCTCCCGCGCCGTCCTGCATGAGATCCTCATCGGCATCTTCGTCACGATGACCACGCCGATCACTCTGATTTTGCTGGCGAGAGCTGCCTTGCACCGTGATCGCTCCGAGGGGGACCCATCTGTTCCGAAGGAGGTTTTGCCAAAAGAGATCCCTGATGCCGAAGCTTGA
- a CDS encoding K+/H+ antiporter subunit F — protein sequence MSIIILFTAVSIAKVLLALSMMLVVVRIFIGPRAQDRIVALDASYIIAMLLLVTFGIGSGRTVYFEAALVIGLLGFVSTVALAKFLMRGEVIE from the coding sequence ATGAGCATCATCATCCTCTTCACTGCGGTTTCTATCGCCAAGGTCCTACTGGCGTTGTCGATGATGCTTGTGGTCGTGCGCATCTTCATCGGGCCGCGGGCCCAGGACCGTATCGTCGCGCTCGACGCGTCCTATATCATCGCCATGCTGCTGCTCGTCACCTTCGGGATCGGCAGTGGACGCACCGTCTATTTCGAGGCGGCCCTCGTCATCGGCCTTCTCGGCTTTGTCTCGACGGTTGCGCTGGCGAAGTTCCTCATGCGCGGGGAGGTGATCGAATGA
- a CDS encoding Na+/H+ antiporter subunit E, with translation MIPYPLLSLSLLLMWLLLNDFNLGHLILGAVVATFGGWAMASLRPGKPVMKKWYLIPKLLLRVFVDIIRSNLAVALLILRGKRQKHTSGFISIPLRIEHPTALAVMAVILTSTPGSAWLAYDGRRKTVLIHVLDLIDEDAWVTNIKDRYESLLLEIIE, from the coding sequence ATGATCCCCTATCCGCTATTGAGCCTTTCGCTGCTCCTGATGTGGCTGTTGCTCAACGACTTCAACCTCGGTCATCTCATCCTCGGCGCTGTCGTCGCGACCTTCGGCGGGTGGGCCATGGCCTCACTCCGGCCCGGCAAACCGGTGATGAAGAAGTGGTATTTGATCCCCAAGCTGTTGTTGCGGGTCTTCGTCGACATCATCAGGTCCAACCTCGCAGTAGCGCTGCTCATTCTGCGCGGCAAACGCCAGAAACACACCTCCGGCTTCATCTCCATACCGTTGCGCATCGAGCATCCGACGGCACTGGCCGTCATGGCCGTCATCCTGACCAGCACGCCGGGTTCCGCCTGGCTTGCCTATGACGGCCGCCGGAAGACGGTGCTCATCCACGTGCTCGACCTGATCGACGAAGACGCATGGGTGACGAATATCAAGGACCGCTATGAAAGCCTGCTGCTGGAGATCATCGAATGA